GTGGTCGGTGGGTGTTGAAATGGAGAAGGATTTAGAGGTGTTAATCgggaaaagagaaagaaacggGAAAAAGAGGGATTTATCCTTGAAAGCATGAAAGAATAATGCAATCCCTTAGCTGAGCAGCAATTTAGTACTAAAGTTGTTACCTCTTGAGTGGATTAAAATCAGGTGTAAATTTTCTGTTAAAACATGCTAATAATTTCTCTCTGTTCCTAAATCTGATAAGATCTAGAAAATTTCTAGGAATGGGTTGAAAATCAATTGATTTTCCACAAatattttcgttaagaaatagTTGAATCAAACAAGAAGCATATAATAAGAAGCGGGAGGAATGAAGATGTTAAATACCTTGACGAAGAAGAAGCAAGAAGATGAAGAACGGCACAAAGGGGAATGAAAAAGCACCCTAAGAAGAGAAGATATGGAAAAGCTAAggaaaaaatgaaattttattaaagaatAAGACATAAGAACTAGGAGGAGAAAGTACGGACGGATGAAGAAGAAGGAATATGCGGGACGTATGAAGAGCGACCAAGGGGAGCTTTTGGAAAATGTCTTACGGAAAAAAATCGTAAGTCATTTTCCCCAAAAGCATCCCATTTTACCGTGTTTCTGAAAATGTTTTACAgtgtaaaatattttcaagcAACCAAACAGCGTAAAATGAGGAAAATATTTTCCGGAAAATCAAATACAGGCAAACAAACGCAcccttaatttatatatatttactataAACCTAAGGGAATGCGTAttacttttataattttattagtggagtcttaaattttcattaaataaaacataattcaAAGTGATTTTAATCCAAATAATTTGATTTGATTGATTGTATGAGTGAGTTTGGCACCGGTTTCCTTTGGGTTGTAGGTGATTCAAGTGTAGAAAATCCTTTGGAGTGGCTCCTTTTTCTAGCAGTTTGGCATCAAATATCAGTACCTTCATTTGCTGCTCATCATCTCCCATCCAACAAGCTTTATTTATTCCTAGAGTTTCATAGCAGCCTTCCttgaccatatatatatatatttatttcaaaCTAAGCTTTAATTTGCTTTTCTTGAAGTCATTGCAGCCAAGCTTCCCCAAATTTTCGTACGACCTTCATTTGCTGCTTTCTTCATCTACCATCCGACAAGCTACTCAGAACaggtatattttttgaatttcacCTCTTTATTCTTCTTTCAAACCTTTTAAACTGCAACTTACTATAATTtcagttaaaaaaaaattagttaaaatTCATCGGTGTTTATATTTTCCCTACTTTTCATCAGCTTTCAGCAGTGGTTTCCATTGTGCTGTAGATGAAAGTTTAGGTGAGTGAAAGGCAGCTACACAAAACCCTTTGGAGTGGCTCCCTTCTACCAGTTTCTCATCATATTATCAGCAACTTCTTTTGCTGGCTTTCCTCATTTGTGGTCATCATCACCCATCCAACAAGTTAGTCAGAAAAGGTATTTATTGAATTTCACCTTTTTTATTGTTCTTTCAAGTCTCATAAACTGCAACAAACTTGGTTCCTTTTCATGCTTGCAATGACATATATTGCTTTTTGCTCCATGCTCATTAACTATATATGTTGCCCACTTCAAGGGTGAGTGTCAGTTATTTTCATATACTATGAAGATCACATATATCTATCTTATATCTGAAGACATATGTGTTCGAATATAGAAAAATCAAGACTCTATAACAGAGCTCACTAACTACAACTTGATACAAATTGTTTATTATTGTGTTCTGACTTGGTACAACTACAGTTCATGTGCCTCCAAGATCCCATTAGGCACATTTTACTGTAGAAgagtaaaagaagaaaaatcatCCTAGCATTGGAACTGAGATTAGGATTTGCTTTCTAAAGTATAATTTACAAATATGTAATCTACTATTCGGAGCTTAATAACAGTAAGTGAATATTTTAGCATGTTAACATACTATGAAAAATGACACTGAAACAACAAAAGCTGTTATTGCATTAAAAATCAAGTAAAAACATTTTAGAATTCCTTATGGTAATTTATTTGGATTAACTCTAGATATCTATTTTCTATtaatttcatttcatcatttgtGTAGGAAAATTTCTTGATTACATCTTTATAACTTGTGAAATTTCTTGTGGAATCTGTTAAAAAGATCATGTTATTTTTTAGCCATGGTTAGATACATACGGCTGACTATGTATTATTATTTAGTTTCTAACATATTACATGTTATGCAGTACTCTTAACTTACAGCCATGGAATTTGCTCTGAATAAGATTGATAAACAGTGGGACAATTACAAAAGTGTTAATCAGCATATGAATGACCTGAAAAGGAAAGTAATGGAATTGAATGGTATGAAGGAAGATACTTATTCTAGAATGAGCGCAGAGCTGCTGCCAAGAAAGAAACCCAAGAGGAATGTCCAGATATGGTTGGAAAATGTCGAAAGAATCAATGGCGAAGTACAAAACCTTGACGGAAAAATCGGTGAAAGCAGTCGTTTTACACGTGGATCTCATGCAGACAATGTGTTAAAGACGATAAGCGAAGTTGAGGAACTTACTCAACAAGGCAAATTTCAAGATGGTTTGGTGGTTGATGATCCTCAATGGATTGGACAGGTTTTGTCGACAACAACTTTATCGGGTGAAGGTGCAAAGGCCTGTGTAGAAGAGATTTGGCAATGCTTGATGGATGATGAGGTTGGAAAGATTGGAGTTTGGGGGATGGGTGGTGTGGGGAAAACAAGCATCATGAAGCTTATAAACAATCTACTCTTAGAAGAGACGGGAAGGTTCGATATTGTGATTTGGACCACTGTATCCAAGGAGATGAGTATTGCTAAACTACAAAAAGACATGGCAAGTAAGATTGGAGTAAGCTTTTGTGGTGATGAAGATGAAATAACAAGGGCAGGGATGCTGTTTGAAGGATTGTCACGAAAGCGTAGGTCTGTGATCATCTTGGATGACCTATGGCAGGAGGTTCCCCTTGACAAGGTAGGAATTCCTGAGCCATCTAGTGGGAGTAAATTAGTGTTGACGACACGATCATTTGATGTGTGTCGAAAAATGAGTTGTAGAGCAATTAAAGTCAAGCCTTTGGTGGAAGAAGAGTCGTGGAAGCTGTTCTCGGAGAAGGTGGGTCGGGGTATTCTAAATATTCCAGAAGTGGAACCAATTGCAAAAAAGATTGTTGAGCGCTGTGCGGGTTTACCCTTGGGAGTAATTACTGTAGCTTCTTGTATGAAGGACATTGATGACCTTTATGAATGGAGGAATGCACTAAAGGAGCTAAGTGATCGCAAAAAAAGTGTTAATGGATTGGAAGAAGAGGTGTTCCAGCAGTTGCGATTTAGTTATGATCGTTTGAAGGATCCAAAACTTGAACATTGTTTCCTCAGTTGTGCATTATATCCTGAAGAttggggaattgaggagagagaGCTTGTTCGACTTTGGATTGCAGAAGGGCTTGTGGAAGAAATGGATAGCAGGCAGGCAGAGTTTGACAGGGGTCGTGCAATAATGAGTAGACTCTTAAACAAATCTTTGTTAGAAGTTTTTTCTGAAACTAAAGATGAAAGATGTGTAAAGATGCACGATCTTGTAAGGGATATGGCATTACATATCACAAGTGCAAAACCTCGATTTTTTGTAAAAGTAGGCATGGGATTAAGGGACCCACCAAATGTGGAAGAATGGAGTGAGGATTTGGAGAAGGTTTCATTGATGAGGAATTGGGAGTTAGAATTTCTGTATCCCTTGGAAATGTCACCACCAAAGTGTCCGATGCTCACAACATTGTTGCTGTGTGGTACTGGTATACGGAGTATACCGGAAGGTTTCTTCAGCCATATGGATGGACTCAAGGTTCTTGATCTTACTGGGAATTTTATTGAGAGTCTCCCAAATTCCATATCAAATTTGAAGAATCTCACTGCGCTGTTGCTTGCTGTTTGTTCTTATTTAAAGTATGTGCCATCATTGTCAAATCTTCGAGCTTTAAAGGAGTTGGATCTTAGAGGAACAGCTATCAAGGAAGTCCCTCATGGAATGCAAAACTTGTCGAGCCTCAAGTGCTTAAAACTACGCTGTTGGAACATAGATGAGATCCCGAATGGAATATTCCCCAGACCTTCTTGCCTTCAAGAATTGAATGTTGGTGGAGCGTTCATAAGTGGAAAAGAGGCTGGTGAGTTGAAGAAATTGGAAACCTTTGAAGGGGCGTTTTACGACTCTCACAACTTCAACGTGTATGTCCAAGCTTTTCATGGTCGAGAAGAGCCTCGTCAATACTTCATCGTTGTGGGTGAAAGAGGAATGGAAATGGAAGATTCTGCATCAAAAACGATTGCATTAGAGGTTGGTAGAGTCTATCCCAATCAGATTATGCTTCCACGTCACATTGAGAAATTGGTTGTCTGTGATAACGGTACAGAGTCTCATGAAGAAGAATACCTGGTTTTCTGCAGGTTTTTCCTAACTTCACTAGGCAACTTTTCCTCTCTTAGAATTCTTGAAATATCGTGTTTATATAATACGAAAAGGTTGTTCTCTCCAAACTGTGTGCCGCCAAATTTAAAACAGCTTGAGGTTTCGTATTGTGGCCAACTGGAGGAAAGTCCAGATATGGTTGGAAAATTTCGAAAGAATCAATGGTGAAGTACAAATCCTTGACGGACAAATCGGTGAAAGCAGTCGTTTTACATGTGGATTTCATGCAGACGATGTGTTAAAGAGGATAAGGGAAGTTGAGGAACTTATTCAACAAGGAAAATTTCAAGATGGTTTGGTGGTTGACGATCCTTAATGGATTGGACAGGTTTTGTTGACAACAACTTTATGATGAGTATTGCTAAACTACAAAAAGACATGGCAAGTAAGATTGGAGTAAGCTTTTGTGGTGATGAAGATGAAATAACAAGGGCAGGGATGCTGTTTGAAGCATTGTCACGAAAGCGAAGGTCTATGATCATCTTGGATGACCTATGGCAGGAGGTTTCCCTTGACAAGGTAGGAATTCCTAAGCCATCTACTGGGAGTAAATTGGTGTTGACGACACGATCATTTGATGTGTGTCGAAAAATGAGTTGTAGAGCCATTAAAGTGAAGCCTTGGGTGGAAGAAGAGTCGTGGAAGCTGTTTCCGGAGAAGATGGGTCGGGGTATTCTAAATATTCCAGAAGTGGAACTAATTGCAAAAAAGATCGTTGAGCGCTATGCGGATTTACCCTTGGGAGTAATTACTGTAGCTTCTTGTATGAAGGACATTGATGACCTTTGTGAATGGAGGAATGCACTTAAGGAACTAAGTGATCGTAAAAAAAGTGTTAATGGATTGGAAGAAGAGGTGTTCCAGTAGTTGCAATTTAGTTATGATCGTTTGAAGGATCCAAAACTTCAACATTGTTTCCTCAGTTGTGCATTATATCCTGAAGAttgggaaattgaggagagagaGCTTGTTCGACTTTGGATTGCAGAAGGGCTTGTGGAAGATATGGATAGCAGACAGGTAGAGTTTGACAGGGGTCGTGCAATAATGAATAGACTCTTAAACAAGTGTTTGTTAGAAGATTTTTCTAAACGGCCAATAATGAATAGACTCTTAAACAATTGTTTGTTAGAAGATTTTTCTAAACGGGGCAATAGAAGATGAGTAAAGATGCATGATCTTGTAAGGGATATGGCATTACATATCACGATTTTTTGTAAAAGCAGGCATGGGATTAAGGGAGCCACCAAATGTGCAAGAATGGAGTGAGGATTTAGAGAAGGTTTCATTGATGAGGAATTGGGAGTTTGAAGTTCTGTATCCCTTGGAAATGTCACCACCAAAGTGTCCGATGCTCACAACATTGTTGCTGTCTGGTTCTAGTATAGAGTATTCTGGAAGGTTTCTTCAGCCATATGGATGGACTCAAGGTTCTTGATCTTTCTTGGAATTTTATTGAGAGTCTCACAAATTCCATATCAAATTTGAGGAATCTCACTGCGTTGTTGCTTGCTAATTGTTTTCGTTTAGAGTATGTGCCATCATTGTCAAATCTTCGAGCTTTAAAGGAGTTGGATCTTGAAGGAACAGCTATCAAGGAAGTCCCTCACGGAATGCAAAACTTGTCGAGCCTCAAGTGCCTAAAACTAGGTTATAGGAACGTAGATGAGATCCCGAATGGAATATTCCCTAGACCTTCTTGCCTTCAAGAATTGAATGTTGGTAAAGCGTTCATAAGTGGAAAAGAGGTTGGTGAGTTGAAGAAATTGGAAACCTTTGAAGGGCGCTTTTACGACTTTCACAACT
This is a stretch of genomic DNA from Gossypium arboreum isolate Shixiya-1 chromosome 11, ASM2569848v2, whole genome shotgun sequence. It encodes these proteins:
- the LOC108472044 gene encoding disease resistance protein At4g27190-like, translated to MEFALNKIDKQWDNYKSVNQHMNDLKRKVMELNGMKEDTYSRMSAELLPRKKPKRNVQIWLENVERINGEVQNLDGKIGESSRFTRGSHADNVLKTISEVEELTQQGKFQDGLVVDDPQWIGQVLSTTTLSGEGAKACVEEIWQCLMDDEVGKIGVWGMGGVGKTSIMKLINNLLLEETGRFDIVIWTTVSKEMSIAKLQKDMASKIGVSFCGDEDEITRAGMLFEGLSRKRRSVIILDDLWQEVPLDKVGIPEPSSGSKLVLTTRSFDVCRKMSCRAIKVKPLVEEESWKLFSEKVGRGILNIPEVEPIAKKIVERCAGLPLGVITVASCMKDIDDLYEWRNALKELSDRKKSVNGLEEEVFQQLRFSYDRLKDPKLEHCFLSCALYPEDWGIEERELVRLWIAEGLVEEMDSRQAEFDRGRAIMSRLLNKSLLEVFSETKDERCVKMHDLVRDMALHITSAKPRFFVKVGMGLRDPPNVEEWSEDLEKVSLMRNWELEFLYPLEMSPPKCPMLTTLLLCGTGIRSIPEGFFSHMDGLKVLDLTGNFIESLPNSISNLKNLTALLLAVCSYLKYVPSLSNLRALKELDLRGTAIKEVPHGMQNLSSLKCLKLRCWNIDEIPNGIFPRPSCLQELNVGGAFISGKEAGELKKLETFEGAFYDSHNFNVYVQAFHGREEPRQYFIVVGERGMEMEDSASKTIALEVGRVYPNQIMLPRHIEKLVVCDNGTESHEEEYLVFCSLRFRIVANWRKVQIWLENFERINGEVQILDGQIGESSRFTCGFHADDVLKRIREVEELIQQGKFQDGLVVDDP
- the LOC108472043 gene encoding disease resistance protein RPS5-like, coding for MDWTGFVDNNFMMSIAKLQKDMASKIGVSFCGDEDEITRAGMLFEALSRKRRSMIILDDLWQEVSLDKVGIPKPSTGSKLVLTTRSFDVCRKMSCRAIKVKPWVEEESWKLFPEKMGRGILNIPEVELIAKKIVERYADLPLGVITVASCMKDIDDLCEWRNALKELSDRKKSVNGLEEEVFHCALYPEDWEIEERELVRLWIAEGLVEDMDSRQVEFDRGRAIMNRLLNKCMGLREPPNVQEWSEDLEKVSLMRNWEFEVLYPLEMSPPKCPMLTTLLLSGSSIEYSGRFLQPYGWTQEYVPSLSNLRALKELDLEGTAIKEVPHGMQNLSSLKCLKLGYRNVDEIPNGIFPRPSCLQELNVGKAFISGKESHVNTSSLWVKEDGQWNFLHQKRLYYGLVSVGVLTPEELGLQLHPHDLGSMVCSLAAYAPEVSYCGQLEEIIASEERGRVTMEFCFPRLKEMSLKYLPELKSICSVDAVMICESLERLDVMSCPKLKRMRFKLPQVEPSSPLELAISLEAMELFESIELAHPDFKFKLL